A part of Parvimonas micra genomic DNA contains:
- the recD2 gene encoding SF1B family DNA helicase RecD2: protein MKLTGEVIKVRYVNEENGYSVFDLNTSDGEIKIVGIFDSVNIGESLEVEGEFTYDNKYGEQLNVSSYQKKLPSSTVEIEKYLASGIISTIGPKNASYIVKQFGKKSLDIVFDETDKLLEVRGIGKKSIEKIKKSVEELKFSKNILFHLTGLGISLSLSKKIYNIFRENTLEVINENPYKLIKNVKGIGFLKADEIALKNNLDKNSPYRIESAILYVLTQKAINFGHVYYPKEKLTNEVSKLIGVETELIEPVYMNLLLSSEVVIDNSFEESNIYLDYLYVSESYIASKLAKMALNDDFKILFDIEKEIKEAIKSLSIKLSKIQIDAIKSCFEENISIITGGPGTGKTTIINTISKIYLDNGYNISLCAPTGRAAKRIEETTGIEAKTIHRMLGYIPSSYDDIGHFEYNEDNPLDTDVIIIDEMSMVDVVLFEKLLRGMKDNTRLVIVGDVDQLPSVGAGNVLRDLINSKKIKYTKLVDIFRQSESSNIIVNAHKINNGQEPILNEKNSDFFFLKTETPAITRNVVVDLISKRLPNAYGYDFSKDIQILTQSRKGICGVFELNRLLQDILNPKTETTDELLVGNKLFRVNDKVMQTKNNYNLSFFDSDGEENFGVYNGDMGHIIFIDKSSKKLTVEMDDKRVIDYTLEDLDNLELAYAITIHKSQGSEFKSVIIPMFDGYRLLQTRNLLYTAITRAKENIILVGDKNVMNNMIRNNTINSRYSNLENRIKHFYGLVEELL from the coding sequence ATGAAATTAACAGGAGAAGTTATAAAGGTCAGATATGTAAATGAAGAGAACGGATATTCGGTTTTTGATTTAAATACAAGTGATGGAGAAATAAAAATTGTAGGAATTTTTGATTCTGTTAATATAGGAGAAAGTTTAGAAGTTGAAGGGGAATTTACATACGATAACAAGTATGGCGAACAGCTGAATGTATCTTCCTATCAAAAAAAGTTACCTAGTTCTACTGTTGAAATTGAAAAATATTTGGCAAGTGGAATTATTTCTACAATAGGTCCTAAAAATGCAAGTTATATAGTTAAACAATTTGGTAAAAAAAGTTTAGACATAGTTTTCGATGAAACTGATAAATTGTTAGAAGTCAGAGGAATTGGAAAGAAAAGTATAGAAAAAATAAAAAAATCTGTTGAAGAATTAAAGTTCAGTAAAAACATTTTATTTCATCTTACTGGTCTTGGTATAAGTTTAAGTTTATCTAAAAAAATTTACAATATCTTTAGAGAAAATACTTTGGAAGTCATCAATGAAAATCCGTATAAGTTGATTAAAAATGTAAAAGGAATTGGCTTTTTGAAGGCAGACGAAATAGCTTTGAAGAATAATTTAGATAAAAATAGTCCCTATAGAATAGAATCAGCCATTCTTTATGTATTAACTCAAAAAGCTATAAATTTTGGACATGTTTACTATCCAAAAGAAAAACTTACTAATGAAGTTTCTAAACTGATAGGAGTTGAAACAGAACTTATAGAACCTGTATATATGAATTTACTTTTATCTTCTGAAGTAGTTATAGATAATTCATTTGAGGAATCAAATATTTATTTAGATTATTTATATGTTTCTGAAAGTTATATTGCAAGTAAACTTGCAAAAATGGCATTAAATGATGATTTCAAAATTTTATTTGATATTGAAAAGGAAATAAAGGAAGCGATTAAAAGTCTATCTATAAAATTATCAAAAATTCAAATAGATGCAATTAAATCTTGTTTTGAAGAAAATATTTCTATTATAACTGGTGGCCCGGGCACCGGAAAAACCACAATAATAAATACAATATCTAAGATATATTTAGACAATGGTTATAATATTTCTCTTTGTGCTCCAACCGGTCGAGCTGCAAAAAGAATTGAAGAAACTACCGGAATAGAAGCTAAGACCATTCATAGAATGTTAGGTTATATTCCAAGCAGTTATGATGATATTGGACATTTTGAGTATAATGAAGATAATCCTTTAGATACTGATGTTATTATTATTGATGAGATGAGTATGGTTGATGTAGTTCTTTTTGAAAAACTTTTAAGAGGAATGAAAGATAATACGAGATTAGTAATTGTAGGCGATGTTGATCAGCTTCCAAGTGTCGGTGCAGGAAATGTCTTGAGGGATCTAATTAATTCTAAAAAGATAAAATATACAAAACTTGTTGATATTTTTAGACAATCTGAAAGTAGTAATATAATTGTTAATGCTCACAAAATAAATAATGGACAAGAGCCAATTTTAAATGAAAAAAATAGTGATTTTTTCTTTTTAAAAACTGAAACACCAGCAATTACTAGGAATGTTGTAGTTGATTTGATTAGTAAAAGGCTTCCGAATGCTTATGGCTATGATTTTTCTAAAGATATTCAAATTCTTACTCAAAGCAGAAAAGGAATCTGTGGAGTTTTTGAATTAAATAGATTGTTACAGGATATTTTAAATCCGAAAACTGAAACAACTGATGAACTATTAGTTGGTAATAAACTTTTTCGTGTAAATGATAAAGTTATGCAAACTAAAAATAATTATAATCTTTCTTTTTTTGATTCTGACGGAGAAGAAAATTTTGGTGTATATAATGGAGATATGGGACATATTATTTTCATTGATAAATCAAGTAAGAAGTTGACAGTTGAAATGGATGATAAAAGGGTTATAGATTATACCTTAGAAGATTTAGATAATTTAGAATTAGCTTATGCAATAACTATACATAAGTCTCAAGGTTCTGAATTTAAATCTGTAATTATTCCTATGTTTGATGGATATAGACTACTTCAAACCAGAAATTTATTATATACTGCTATTACAAGAGCTAAGGAAAATATTATACTAGTTGGAGATAAGAATGTTATGAATAATATGATTAGAAATAATACAATAAATAGCAGATATTCTAATTTGGAAAATAGAATTAAACATTTTTACGGTCTTGTTGAGGAATTGTTGTAA